A window of the Bradyrhizobium diazoefficiens genome harbors these coding sequences:
- a CDS encoding carbonic anhydrase — MCDQCSEVMPDRLAPSRRSAMLLTASALSVVFAGRALAKETKPPPKPQNVLSPDAALKRLLEGNARYVDGVSRRHDFKHEREALASGQNPFAAVLSCADSRIAPEYAFDTGRGDLFVCRVAGNFAGTETVASMEYAVAVLGTPLILVLGHDACGAVDATLKALKDNTSPPGHIPSLVDAIAPAAKAAMQQGGEVLDKATRQNVIDNVAKLKSAAPILSAAVEQGKLKIVGGIYRLTTGTVELIAQG, encoded by the coding sequence ATGTGCGATCAGTGCTCTGAAGTCATGCCTGACAGACTGGCGCCATCGCGGCGGTCTGCGATGCTGCTGACGGCCTCGGCGCTCAGCGTCGTCTTCGCCGGCCGAGCTCTTGCCAAGGAAACCAAGCCGCCGCCCAAACCGCAGAACGTGCTGTCGCCGGATGCGGCGCTGAAGCGGCTGCTGGAGGGCAATGCGCGCTACGTCGACGGCGTGTCGCGGCGCCACGACTTCAAGCACGAGCGCGAGGCGCTGGCCAGCGGGCAGAATCCGTTCGCGGCGGTGCTGAGCTGCGCCGACTCGCGCATCGCGCCGGAATATGCCTTCGACACCGGCCGCGGCGATCTCTTCGTCTGCCGCGTCGCCGGCAATTTCGCCGGCACCGAGACCGTCGCCAGCATGGAATATGCGGTCGCCGTGCTCGGCACGCCGCTGATCCTCGTGCTCGGCCATGATGCGTGCGGTGCGGTCGATGCCACGCTGAAGGCGCTCAAGGACAACACATCGCCGCCGGGACACATTCCCTCGCTGGTCGATGCGATTGCGCCCGCCGCGAAGGCTGCGATGCAGCAGGGCGGGGAGGTGCTCGACAAGGCGACCCGGCAGAACGTGATCGACAATGTCGCGAAGCTGAAGTCGGCCGCGCCGATCCTCAGTGCAGCTGTGGAACAGGGCAAGCTGAAAATCGTCGGTGGCATCTACCGGCTCACGACGGGAACGGTGGAGCTGATCGCGCAGGGCTGA
- the dnaE gene encoding DNA polymerase III subunit alpha: protein MPSAGFVHLHVHSAYSLLKGSIKIAKLAELAKKDHQPALALTDTDNLFGALEFSDKMAGSGIQPIVGCELAIDFGDQDPNARNALPPSRVVLLAAQERGYRSLMRLNSRAFLESPDSHAPFIKFDWFDGETEGLIALTGGPDGPISLALAAGQAEIAATRCERLAGLFGDRLYVELQRHNIDKERRVESGLIDIAYAKGLPLVATNEPYFAATDDYEAHDALLCIAGGRLIAETEREQLTPDHRFKTRAEMAVLFADIPEALASTVEIAERCSFRPMTRKPILPFFTVGAAGSSDAAAVEAAELKRQAEEGLANRLHVHGLSQGTTDEDYSKRLAFELDVIMRMKYAGYFLIVSDFIKWAKSQGIPVGPGRGSGAGSLVAWALTITDLDPIKFGLLFERFLNPERVSMPDFDIDFCQDRRGEVIKYVQERYGRDQVAQIITFGTLQARGVLRDVGRVLQMPYGQVDKLTKLVPQNPAAPVTLAAAIESEPKLQAFRDEDPVVARAFDIAQRLEGLTRHASTHAAGIVIGDRPLSELVPMYRDPKSDMPVTQFNMKWVEPAGLVKFDFLGLKTLTVLDVACKLLKPRDIHVDLATLPIDDAESYQMLARGEVVGVFQVESQGMRRALVDMRPDRFEDIIALVALYRPGPMANIPTYCARKHGDEEPEYLHPVLEPILKETFGVIIYQEQVMQIAQVMSGYSLGDADLLRRAMGKKIRAEMDKQRDIFVAGAVKNGVPKGQAETIFELLAKFADYGFNKSHAAAYALVSYHTAYMKAHYPVEFIAASMTLDLNNTDKLSEFRSEAQRLGIKVEPPNINRSGATFEVGDKVIYYALAALKGVGIQAIEQIIEERTKRGLFTSLADFAARVNPRAVNKRIIESLAAAGAFDTLEPNRARVFAGADSILAACQRAHQAETIGQNDMFGMSADAPTIMLPQIEPWLPAERLRREYDAIGFFLSGHPLDDYATVLKRLRVQSWAEFSRAVKTGATAGKVAATVVSRMERRTKTGNKMGIMGLSDPTGHFEAVLFSEGLAQYRDVLEPGAAVLLQLGAELQGEDVRARVLHAEPLDDAAAKTQKGLRIFVRDTKPLDSIAKRLAGPEAAGANGATPRIGSPGIAPRSNGDGEVSLVMMLDLETEVEMKLPGRFKVSPQIAGAIKAVAGVVDVQQI from the coding sequence ATGCCGAGCGCCGGATTTGTCCACCTTCACGTTCACTCGGCCTATTCGCTGCTCAAGGGCTCGATCAAGATCGCCAAGCTCGCCGAGCTCGCAAAGAAGGACCACCAGCCGGCGCTGGCGCTGACCGACACCGACAATCTGTTCGGTGCGCTCGAATTCTCAGACAAGATGGCGGGTTCCGGCATCCAGCCGATCGTCGGCTGCGAGCTCGCGATCGATTTCGGCGACCAGGATCCCAATGCGCGCAACGCGCTTCCGCCTTCGCGCGTGGTGCTGCTGGCAGCGCAAGAGCGCGGCTATCGCAGCCTGATGCGGCTGAATTCGCGCGCGTTCCTCGAATCGCCCGACAGCCACGCGCCGTTCATCAAGTTCGACTGGTTCGACGGCGAGACCGAAGGCCTGATCGCGCTGACCGGCGGCCCGGACGGGCCGATCTCGCTCGCGCTGGCGGCGGGGCAGGCCGAGATCGCGGCCACGCGTTGCGAGCGTCTCGCCGGCCTGTTCGGCGACCGCCTCTATGTCGAATTGCAGCGGCACAACATCGACAAGGAGCGGCGCGTCGAGAGCGGACTGATCGACATCGCTTATGCCAAAGGGCTGCCGCTGGTCGCGACCAACGAGCCGTATTTCGCCGCGACCGACGATTACGAGGCGCATGACGCGCTGCTCTGCATCGCCGGCGGGCGGCTGATCGCGGAGACCGAGCGCGAGCAGCTCACGCCCGATCACCGCTTCAAGACCCGCGCCGAGATGGCGGTGCTGTTTGCCGACATTCCGGAGGCGCTGGCCTCGACGGTCGAGATCGCCGAGCGCTGCTCGTTCCGCCCGATGACGCGCAAGCCGATTCTGCCGTTCTTCACTGTCGGTGCCGCCGGCAGCTCCGATGCGGCTGCGGTCGAGGCGGCCGAGCTGAAGCGGCAGGCGGAGGAGGGGCTCGCCAATCGCCTGCACGTGCACGGCTTGTCGCAGGGCACGACAGACGAAGACTATTCCAAGCGGCTGGCGTTCGAGCTCGACGTCATCATGCGCATGAAATACGCGGGCTACTTCCTGATCGTGTCCGACTTCATCAAATGGGCGAAGAGCCAGGGCATTCCGGTCGGGCCGGGCCGCGGCTCCGGCGCAGGCTCGCTGGTCGCGTGGGCGCTGACCATCACCGATCTCGACCCGATCAAGTTCGGCCTGCTGTTCGAACGCTTCCTCAATCCCGAGCGCGTCTCGATGCCGGACTTCGACATCGACTTCTGCCAGGACCGCCGCGGCGAGGTGATCAAGTACGTGCAGGAGCGCTACGGTCGTGACCAGGTCGCGCAGATCATCACCTTCGGTACGCTGCAGGCGCGCGGCGTGCTGCGCGACGTCGGCCGCGTGCTGCAAATGCCGTACGGGCAGGTCGACAAGCTCACGAAATTGGTGCCGCAGAATCCGGCCGCGCCGGTAACGCTGGCGGCTGCGATCGAGAGCGAGCCGAAACTTCAGGCGTTCCGCGACGAAGACCCGGTGGTGGCGCGCGCCTTCGACATCGCGCAGCGCCTCGAGGGCCTGACCCGGCATGCCTCGACGCACGCGGCCGGCATCGTGATCGGCGATCGCCCCTTGAGCGAACTCGTGCCGATGTACCGCGATCCGAAGTCGGACATGCCGGTGACCCAGTTCAACATGAAATGGGTCGAGCCGGCCGGCCTCGTCAAGTTCGACTTTCTCGGCCTGAAGACGCTGACCGTGTTGGACGTCGCGTGCAAACTGCTCAAGCCGCGCGACATCCATGTCGATCTCGCGACGCTGCCGATCGACGATGCCGAGAGCTATCAGATGCTGGCCCGCGGCGAGGTGGTCGGCGTGTTCCAGGTTGAAAGCCAGGGCATGCGGCGCGCGCTGGTCGACATGCGTCCCGACCGTTTCGAGGACATCATCGCGCTGGTTGCGCTGTATCGCCCGGGCCCGATGGCGAACATCCCGACCTATTGTGCGCGCAAGCACGGCGACGAGGAGCCGGAATACCTCCATCCCGTGCTCGAGCCGATTCTGAAGGAGACCTTCGGCGTCATCATCTATCAGGAACAGGTGATGCAGATCGCGCAGGTGATGTCGGGCTATTCGCTCGGCGACGCCGACCTGTTACGCCGCGCCATGGGCAAGAAGATCCGCGCCGAGATGGACAAGCAGCGCGATATCTTCGTCGCCGGCGCGGTGAAAAACGGCGTGCCGAAGGGGCAGGCCGAGACCATCTTCGAGCTGCTCGCTAAGTTCGCCGACTACGGCTTCAACAAGAGCCACGCGGCGGCCTATGCGCTGGTGTCCTACCACACCGCCTACATGAAGGCGCACTATCCGGTGGAGTTCATCGCAGCGTCGATGACGCTCGATCTCAACAACACCGACAAGCTCTCCGAATTCCGCTCCGAGGCGCAGCGCCTCGGCATCAAGGTCGAGCCGCCGAACATCAACCGCTCAGGTGCGACCTTCGAGGTCGGCGACAAGGTCATCTACTACGCACTCGCCGCGCTCAAGGGCGTCGGCATCCAGGCCATCGAGCAGATCATCGAGGAGCGGACCAAGCGGGGGCTGTTCACCTCGCTCGCCGACTTCGCCGCGCGCGTCAATCCGCGTGCGGTCAACAAGCGCATCATCGAAAGTCTCGCCGCCGCCGGCGCGTTCGACACGCTGGAGCCGAACCGGGCGCGGGTCTTCGCCGGCGCGGACTCGATCCTGGCCGCCTGCCAGCGCGCGCATCAGGCCGAGACCATCGGCCAGAACGACATGTTCGGCATGTCGGCGGACGCGCCGACCATCATGCTGCCGCAGATCGAGCCGTGGCTGCCGGCCGAGCGGCTGCGCCGCGAATATGACGCGATCGGCTTCTTCCTGTCGGGCCATCCGCTCGACGATTACGCCACCGTGCTGAAGCGGTTGCGGGTGCAGAGCTGGGCGGAATTTTCGCGCGCGGTGAAGACCGGTGCCACCGCCGGCAAGGTGGCGGCCACCGTGGTGTCGCGCATGGAGCGGCGCACCAAGACCGGCAACAAGATGGGCATCATGGGCCTGTCCGATCCCACCGGCCACTTCGAGGCCGTGCTGTTTTCCGAAGGCCTTGCGCAGTATCGCGACGTGCTGGAGCCCGGCGCCGCGGTGCTGCTCCAGCTCGGCGCCGAGCTCCAGGGCGAGGATGTCCGCGCCCGCGTGCTGCATGCCGAGCCGCTGGATGACGCCGCGGCCAAGACGCAGAAAGGCCTGCGCATCTTCGTGCGTGACACCAAGCCGCTGGACTCGATCGCCAAGCGCCTGGCCGGACCGGAGGCCGCAGGCGCGAACGGCGCCACGCCAAGGATCGGCAGCCCCGGCATCGCGCCGCGCTCCAACGGCGACGGCGAGGTCTCGCTGGTGATGATGCTCGACCTCGAGACCGAGGTCGAGATGAAGCTGCCCGGCCGCTTCAAGGTCTCGCCGCAGATCGCCGGCGCCATCAAGGCGGTCGCCGGCGTGGTGGACGTGCAGCAGATCTAG